The stretch of DNA TCGGCCGTCGAAGTCCTGAAGGCCGCCGGGTACACCAGCATTGAGTACATCACCAGTTCTCTGCCGGAAGCCCAGCTCAAGGAAAAGATCGCCGACGCGCACTTTATCGGCATTCGCTCCCGCACTCAGCTGACCGAAGAGATCTTCGATCACGCCAAGAAGTTGGTAGCTGTCGGCTGTTTCTGCATCGGCACCAACCAGGTCGACCTCAACGCAGCGCGCGAGCGCGGCATCGCGGTGTTCAACGCACCGTACTCCAACACCCGCTCCGTTGCTGAGCTGGTATTGGCCGAGGCGATCCTGTTGCTGCGCGGTATTCCCGAGAAGAACGCTTCCTGCCACCGTGGCGGCTGGATCAAGAGCGCAGCCAACTCCTTCGAAATCCGCGGCAAGAAGCTGGGTATCGTCGGTTACGGTTCGATCGGTACTCAACTGTCGGTATTGGCCGAAGGCCTGGGCATGCAGGTGTTCTTCTACGACACCCTGACCAAGCTGCCATTGGGTAACGCCACCCAGGTGTCGAGCCTGACCGAGCTGCTGGGCATGTCCGACATCGTGACCCTGCACGTACCGGAAACCGCTGAAACCCAGTGGATGATCGGCGAGAAGGAAATCCGCGCCATCAAGAAGGGCGGGATCCTGATCAACGCTGCACGCGGCACCGTGGTCGAGCTGGACGCCCTGGCCGACGCGATCAAGGACAAGCACCTGATCGGCGCCGCCATCGACGTGTTCCCGGTAGAGCCGCGCTCTAACGACGACATCTTCGAAAGCCCGCTGCGTGGCCTGGACAACGTGATCCTTACCCCGCACATCGGCGGTTCCACCGCTGAAGCCCAAGCCAACATCGGCCTGGAAGTGTCGGAGAAACTGGTCAAGTACAGCGACAACGGTACGTCGGTGTCCTCGGTCAACTTCCCGGAAGTGGCTCTGCCGGCGCACCCTGGCAAGCACCGTCTGCTGCACATCCACCAGAACATCCCTGGCGTGATGATGGAGATCAACAAGGTCTTCGCGGAAAACGGCATCAACATTTCCGGTCAGTTCCTGCAGACCAACGAGAAAGTCGGCTACGTGGTTATCGACGTAGACGCCGAGTATTCGGACCTGGCGCAAGAGAAGCTGCAGCACATCAACGGCACTATCCGTAGCCGCGTGTTGTTCTAATCGCTAAACGCGCATAAAAAAGGGAGACCCTCGGGTCTCCCTTTTTTTGTCTGAACAAATCTTACTTGACGTTAACCGTGATGACTTTCGAGGCTACAGTCGGGTTGAACTGCATGTGCAGTTTGTCGCCGGCTACCAGTTGCAGCGTGTGCTTGCCTGGGGTGAGGGTCAGCTCGGTTTCGGTCTGTGCCTTGCCGTAGTGGATCACGGTATCGGTGGCCGGGATCGGCACGCTGGCATCCGGCAATTCTTTCTGGTCGATCAGCAGGTGGTGGTGGCCGGTGCCCGGATCCTGACTGGTGGCCGGAGCCAGTTTCAGGCCTTCCATGCCGAATTTCACGGTGAAGGTTTTATCGACGGTGGCGCCATCTTTTGGCGACACGATGAACACTTTGGCACCTTCTGGTGGAGCGCTGCGCGGGATGCCATCAGCAGCGGTCGCCAGCATCGAAGCGCCCAGCAATAGGCTGGCCAGGGTTGCACGGGTCAAAAAGGCTTTCATTCACTTCTCCAGTTTTTCCGGGAAATCTGTAGGGTTATGACAACTTCGCGACAAATTGCTGTCCAAGGCATTCAACACCATAGCAAAGCGAGCCTGAACAACGCTTCGCTCATTCGAATTCTTTAGGAGCGACCATGCGTTTCCTGCCTGGCCTGTTACTTTTACTGCCCCTTGCAAGT from Pseudomonas sp. NC02 encodes:
- a CDS encoding DUF4399 domain-containing protein, which codes for MKAFLTRATLASLLLGASMLATAADGIPRSAPPEGAKVFIVSPKDGATVDKTFTVKFGMEGLKLAPATSQDPGTGHHHLLIDQKELPDASVPIPATDTVIHYGKAQTETELTLTPGKHTLQLVAGDKLHMQFNPTVASKVITVNVK
- the serA gene encoding phosphoglycerate dehydrogenase translates to MSKTSLDKSKIKFLLLEGVHPSAVEVLKAAGYTSIEYITSSLPEAQLKEKIADAHFIGIRSRTQLTEEIFDHAKKLVAVGCFCIGTNQVDLNAARERGIAVFNAPYSNTRSVAELVLAEAILLLRGIPEKNASCHRGGWIKSAANSFEIRGKKLGIVGYGSIGTQLSVLAEGLGMQVFFYDTLTKLPLGNATQVSSLTELLGMSDIVTLHVPETAETQWMIGEKEIRAIKKGGILINAARGTVVELDALADAIKDKHLIGAAIDVFPVEPRSNDDIFESPLRGLDNVILTPHIGGSTAEAQANIGLEVSEKLVKYSDNGTSVSSVNFPEVALPAHPGKHRLLHIHQNIPGVMMEINKVFAENGINISGQFLQTNEKVGYVVIDVDAEYSDLAQEKLQHINGTIRSRVLF